The Spirosoma foliorum genome has a window encoding:
- the chrA gene encoding chromate efflux transporter, with the protein MLPYLTTAKPVRRIRYIIFLKDVLILALTTFGGPQVHLAMFYDRLVKKRRYLTEEELLELNALGQVLPGPTSTQTITALGFKIGGPNLAYLTVTIWILPAVLIMTAAGIGISYLERHHLSLQFARFIQPMAVGFMIVAGYRIGQKVIQDKVSLALAITAALVGYVFRSPVMTPIVIAIGGLTTALTYEKQERMEKKPLRVQWANFFLWLGVFVLAAGMGAITHALPVRLFENFYRNGSFVFGGGQVLTPMLYNEFVAFKHYLTREEFLSGLGLVQAVPGPVFSFASYIGALSMRDAGVHGQLWGSLVSTVGIFLPGTFLIFFVYRFWEQLKRYRVVRASLGGINAASTGLTAAAAIALFEPMAPHWPSVVVVLVTIGLLLYSKIPPYVLILGGLLAGIVL; encoded by the coding sequence ATGTTGCCTTATCTAACGACTGCTAAACCCGTGCGCCGAATCCGGTACATCATCTTCCTGAAAGATGTGCTGATTCTTGCCCTCACGACGTTTGGTGGTCCGCAGGTGCACCTGGCCATGTTCTACGACCGTCTGGTAAAGAAAAGGCGCTACCTGACGGAAGAAGAACTGCTGGAGCTAAATGCCCTTGGGCAAGTGTTGCCGGGGCCAACTTCCACCCAAACCATCACCGCTTTAGGTTTTAAAATTGGCGGTCCAAATCTGGCTTACCTGACCGTTACCATCTGGATTCTGCCTGCTGTATTAATCATGACAGCGGCCGGAATCGGAATTTCTTACCTGGAACGTCATCATCTTTCGCTCCAGTTTGCCCGGTTTATTCAGCCAATGGCCGTTGGCTTTATGATAGTCGCCGGGTACAGAATCGGGCAAAAGGTTATTCAGGATAAAGTGAGTCTGGCGCTTGCAATTACGGCAGCGTTGGTTGGCTATGTTTTTCGATCGCCAGTTATGACACCAATTGTTATTGCCATTGGCGGCCTTACCACTGCGCTGACTTATGAGAAGCAGGAACGAATGGAGAAAAAGCCATTGCGTGTTCAATGGGCTAATTTTTTTCTGTGGTTAGGCGTATTTGTTTTAGCGGCTGGAATGGGCGCCATCACCCACGCTTTACCCGTTCGGTTATTCGAGAACTTTTATCGGAACGGCAGCTTTGTCTTTGGCGGAGGACAGGTGTTGACACCCATGCTCTATAATGAGTTCGTGGCTTTCAAGCATTATCTGACCCGCGAGGAGTTTTTGTCTGGCCTTGGTCTCGTACAGGCTGTACCAGGGCCTGTATTTTCGTTTGCCTCCTACATTGGAGCACTGTCCATGCGTGATGCAGGTGTACACGGCCAACTATGGGGCAGTTTAGTGTCAACAGTTGGGATTTTCCTGCCCGGTACGTTTCTTATCTTCTTTGTGTATCGTTTCTGGGAGCAGCTCAAACGGTATCGGGTTGTACGTGCCTCCCTGGGGGGAATCAATGCCGCCAGCACAGGATTAACGGCTGCCGCAGCCATCGCACTTTTTGAACCAATGGCACCACATTGGCCATCGGTAGTTGTGGTATTAGTGACGATAGGATTGCTATTGTACAGCAAGATTCCGCCTTACGTACTGATTTTAGGTGGTTTGCTGGCAGGTATTGTCTTATAG
- a CDS encoding DeoR/GlpR family DNA-binding transcription regulator → MSIAFLKEERKDLIINQLNLHTRINLTDLAVTLNVSEDTVRRDINDLADEGKLIKIRGGAMSKAYHHSSQLQETYAHQSKRIIGEKALTLLRDGMLILMGGGTTIREFIKMIPADLKATFITVNPLTAVELLDKPNLEIIMIGGQISRYSQMSVGGEVYQRLSELRVDLCIMGTNAIDAKEGLTDSDWETVQAKKTMIRAAEKIVILAISEKMNSVMRMKVADLGQIDYLITELPADSPQLSPYRSGKTEVL, encoded by the coding sequence ATGTCAATTGCTTTTTTAAAGGAGGAACGTAAAGATTTAATAATCAATCAATTAAATCTTCATACGCGAATCAATCTGACCGATTTGGCTGTTACGCTAAACGTATCTGAAGACACCGTCCGACGCGATATAAATGACCTGGCCGACGAAGGGAAGCTGATTAAAATTCGTGGGGGCGCCATGTCGAAGGCGTACCATCACTCCTCGCAGTTGCAGGAAACGTATGCACACCAGAGCAAACGGATTATTGGCGAGAAGGCACTTACGCTCCTGCGCGATGGCATGCTGATTCTAATGGGTGGCGGCACAACGATCCGGGAGTTCATCAAGATGATTCCGGCGGACCTAAAAGCAACCTTTATTACGGTTAACCCCCTCACTGCCGTTGAGTTACTGGACAAACCCAATCTGGAGATCATTATGATTGGCGGGCAAATTTCCCGCTACAGCCAGATGAGTGTAGGGGGCGAAGTGTACCAGCGTCTATCAGAATTACGCGTCGATCTGTGCATTATGGGAACCAATGCCATCGACGCCAAAGAGGGGCTGACCGATTCGGATTGGGAAACGGTACAAGCCAAGAAGACGATGATTCGGGCTGCGGAAAAGATTGTCATTCTGGCCATTTCCGAAAAGATGAACAGCGTTATGCGCATGAAAGTGGCCGATTTGGGCCAGATCGATTATCTGATCACCGAGCTACCTGCCGATTCTCCGCAATTGTCGCCCTACCGGTCGGGAAAAACCGAGGTCTTGTAA
- a CDS encoding GtrA family protein — MANELFNRRDVLAYFIVAAVGASVQLIAGSVLQDWFQVTYQQALFIGYIIAFLAGFFLTKLFAFNAKNSAKTQREAVKFTLVSILSCLITVYGASFLNDYSTAAIGTHTIIIPFSVKEVNLNKFMSQIAGMGLSFLSNYILHKRFTFANTGFYEKLKALLNL; from the coding sequence ATGGCCAATGAGCTTTTTAACCGCCGAGATGTTTTAGCCTATTTTATCGTCGCTGCAGTCGGTGCATCCGTGCAACTAATAGCTGGAAGCGTACTCCAGGATTGGTTTCAGGTTACCTACCAGCAAGCTTTATTTATAGGATATATCATCGCTTTTCTGGCGGGCTTTTTCCTAACTAAGCTTTTTGCCTTCAACGCGAAAAACTCAGCAAAGACACAACGGGAAGCAGTCAAATTTACGCTTGTATCCATTCTCTCCTGCCTGATAACTGTTTATGGAGCGTCTTTCCTAAATGACTATTCAACGGCAGCAATTGGGACCCATACCATTATCATTCCTTTCTCGGTAAAAGAAGTTAATCTGAATAAATTCATGTCGCAGATTGCCGGTATGGGGCTTAGCTTCTTAAGCAATTATATACTTCACAAACGCTTCACATTCGCGAATACCGGTTTCTATGAAAAGCTAAAAGCCTTACTCAACTTATAA
- a CDS encoding superoxide dismutase, with product MNRSEFLKLAFGTSASLIAFRSLGFAPAQAEGPFKLPPLPYDTGALEPHIDKMTMEIHHGKHHKAYVDNLNKAVAGTDMAKMDIEALVKSVTTSTPAAVRNNAGGHWNHTFFWNIMGPNAGGAPKGALADAINKKYTSFDNFKTEWAKAATGRFGSGWVWLIKNGNEVEIISTPNQDNPLMALAEKKGTPVLGLDVWEHAYYLKYQNRRPDYVTAFWNVIDWNKASKNFGA from the coding sequence ATGAATCGCTCCGAGTTTTTGAAACTGGCATTCGGTACTTCAGCCAGCTTGATAGCCTTCCGTTCTCTTGGATTTGCACCTGCTCAGGCAGAGGGACCGTTTAAGTTGCCGCCACTCCCTTACGACACGGGCGCACTTGAGCCACATATCGATAAAATGACCATGGAGATTCACCACGGTAAGCACCACAAAGCTTATGTGGACAACCTGAATAAAGCGGTTGCCGGAACCGACATGGCGAAGATGGATATTGAGGCTCTGGTGAAAAGCGTAACAACCAGTACCCCAGCCGCTGTGCGTAACAATGCCGGTGGTCATTGGAATCACACGTTCTTCTGGAATATTATGGGCCCTAATGCTGGTGGCGCACCAAAAGGCGCTCTGGCCGATGCGATTAATAAGAAATATACCTCGTTCGACAATTTTAAAACGGAATGGGCTAAGGCTGCCACCGGTCGTTTTGGTTCAGGCTGGGTATGGTTGATCAAAAATGGTAACGAGGTTGAAATCATTTCGACACCGAATCAGGACAATCCACTGATGGCGCTGGCCGAGAAAAAAGGTACACCTGTTCTGGGCCTTGACGTTTGGGAACATGCTTATTATCTGAAGTACCAGAACCGTCGCCCTGACTATGTTACCGCTTTCTGGAACGTAATTGACTGGAATAAAGCAAGCAAGAATTTCGGCGCCTAA
- a CDS encoding SusC/RagA family TonB-linked outer membrane protein, giving the protein MDRILLRWPTHLSKLLTMLWLLSVPAFAQTISGKVTNTGDGATLPGVTIVEKGSTKGTVSDSQGKYSINVSSPQATLIFSYIGFVAQEITVNGRSVVDVSLKEDATQLGEVVVTALGITKDKKALGYSVTEVKGSEFTQARENNVANALSGKIAGVNATGLSTGPGGSSRIIIRGNGSLTGDNQPLYVINGMPIDNTVPGGAATTNGGQGNVDRGDGIAGINPDDIESISVLKGGTAAALYGSRAANGVILITTKKGRAQRGIGVEYNSTFTMENAAVFPDWQYEYGQGDNATKPTTQAQAIAWGRRSWGAKIDGSDFVGADGLTHPYIAQKDNIKNFYQTGKTFTNTLAFTGGNEKVNYRFSLSDLDAKGILPTNTYKRKTGNLNINGSFGDKISLEAVAQYTLENGHNKTGAGDALGNPNWTPYMIGNTSDIRWLSPGYDANGTEIAWNDADIASNSYFVVNKYQQDDSKNRFIGQLGLTYKILKNLSVKGTVSRDFYNYNYRYILPTGTRYVPNGQFNQLKTDVSETNSMLTANYNTTFGHFGFSALAGMNQRNFSYNQLNLSGATFTIPFFYSSTNLATSSTIPLNQHTRTNSVFGSVDFDYKGIAFLTATGRQDWFSTLSPQNNTIFYPSVGGSFVLSQAFQLPRLVDYAKVRASWAQVGGATPDPYVVNLTYSMIPSSGQPLQNVTTNLTTSSGLTNAGLRPLTSTTFEAGIDLQFFNKKVGLDLTYYNRATSNDIVQTSTSPTSGYNSVYLNVGKLNNRGIEALVTVTPIRTSNFGWNLSYNVAYNQSKVVKLADGINSIQMATTVNNYAYINSIEGSTYGSIVGTTKVRDANGNIVYDPATGYAVKSALQELGKGVPPLTMGFTNEFKYKNFSLNILLDGKFGNKVFSVMEVYAVRMGKLKQTLPGRDNGLTITGVTAKGDAYSRTIAKGDLRTYYDNDKNYTDLFLHDGSFVKLRQVIFSYNIPTSALKFVKLQSASISFVARNLLTLYKNTDNFDPEQSFTNSSNQGFESLGLPRTRSYGANLIVKF; this is encoded by the coding sequence ATGGATCGTATTTTACTACGCTGGCCTACTCATTTAAGTAAGCTGCTCACAATGCTCTGGTTGTTGAGTGTGCCTGCCTTCGCACAAACGATTTCGGGGAAAGTGACGAATACTGGCGATGGCGCTACGCTACCCGGTGTAACGATTGTTGAGAAAGGGTCTACGAAAGGAACTGTCAGCGACAGTCAGGGAAAGTATTCGATTAATGTGTCGAGTCCGCAGGCCACACTGATTTTTTCGTACATCGGATTTGTGGCTCAGGAAATTACCGTAAACGGCCGCTCCGTAGTTGATGTGAGCCTGAAAGAAGACGCTACCCAACTGGGCGAAGTTGTTGTAACGGCGTTGGGGATTACAAAAGATAAGAAAGCACTGGGTTACTCAGTGACCGAAGTAAAAGGATCGGAGTTTACGCAAGCTAGAGAGAACAACGTAGCAAACGCACTTTCGGGGAAAATTGCGGGTGTCAACGCAACGGGTCTCTCAACCGGCCCTGGCGGTTCCAGCCGAATCATCATTCGGGGCAACGGTTCGTTGACCGGTGATAACCAGCCACTGTACGTAATTAACGGTATGCCGATTGACAACACGGTACCTGGTGGCGCTGCCACTACGAATGGTGGCCAGGGTAACGTTGACCGGGGCGATGGTATCGCTGGCATTAACCCGGATGATATTGAGTCGATTAGCGTTTTAAAAGGAGGCACGGCTGCGGCTTTATACGGTTCGCGGGCGGCCAACGGGGTTATCCTGATCACAACGAAAAAAGGGAGAGCGCAGCGCGGCATCGGTGTGGAGTACAACTCGACATTCACGATGGAAAATGCAGCGGTATTCCCCGATTGGCAGTACGAATATGGCCAGGGCGACAACGCGACTAAGCCAACTACACAGGCACAGGCTATTGCCTGGGGACGCCGTTCGTGGGGCGCTAAAATTGATGGTTCTGACTTTGTCGGTGCCGATGGATTGACGCACCCTTATATTGCGCAGAAAGACAACATCAAAAACTTCTATCAGACTGGTAAAACCTTTACGAATACGTTGGCTTTTACGGGTGGTAATGAGAAAGTTAACTATCGTTTCTCGCTATCTGATCTGGATGCCAAAGGGATTCTGCCAACAAACACTTACAAACGGAAAACCGGTAACCTGAACATTAATGGGTCATTCGGGGATAAGATTTCGCTGGAAGCCGTGGCGCAATACACGCTGGAAAACGGGCATAATAAAACCGGTGCCGGTGATGCCCTTGGCAACCCGAACTGGACGCCTTACATGATTGGAAATACGTCCGACATCCGGTGGTTGAGCCCTGGCTATGATGCCAATGGTACTGAAATTGCCTGGAACGATGCCGACATTGCATCTAACAGCTACTTCGTTGTTAACAAATACCAGCAGGACGACAGCAAAAACCGCTTTATTGGTCAGTTGGGGCTGACGTACAAAATCCTGAAAAACTTATCAGTGAAAGGTACCGTAAGCCGGGATTTTTATAATTACAACTACCGATACATTCTGCCAACAGGAACGCGCTATGTCCCGAACGGTCAGTTCAATCAGTTGAAAACTGATGTGAGCGAAACCAACAGTATGCTCACGGCAAATTACAACACAACATTTGGGCACTTTGGCTTTTCGGCACTGGCGGGGATGAACCAACGGAATTTCAGCTATAACCAGTTGAATTTATCGGGAGCAACGTTTACGATTCCTTTCTTCTATAGCTCAACAAACCTGGCTACGTCGAGCACCATACCGCTCAACCAACACACCAGGACAAACTCAGTATTCGGCTCGGTTGACTTTGATTATAAGGGGATTGCGTTCTTAACGGCGACCGGACGGCAGGATTGGTTCTCAACCCTGAGTCCGCAGAACAACACCATTTTTTACCCATCTGTAGGAGGTAGCTTCGTCCTGTCGCAAGCGTTCCAATTGCCCCGCCTGGTTGATTATGCCAAAGTTCGTGCTTCATGGGCACAGGTGGGTGGCGCAACGCCTGATCCGTACGTCGTTAATCTGACTTATTCGATGATTCCAAGTTCTGGACAACCGCTTCAGAACGTGACGACTAACCTGACAACTAGTTCAGGCTTAACCAACGCAGGATTGAGACCACTAACGTCAACGACATTTGAAGCGGGTATCGATTTACAGTTTTTCAATAAGAAAGTTGGCCTTGATCTGACCTATTACAACCGGGCCACTAGCAACGATATTGTGCAAACGAGCACTTCGCCTACGTCGGGGTATAACTCGGTTTACCTGAATGTCGGTAAGCTTAACAACCGGGGTATTGAGGCACTGGTAACCGTAACGCCTATCCGCACGTCGAACTTCGGCTGGAATCTGAGTTACAATGTGGCTTATAACCAGAGTAAAGTTGTGAAGCTGGCCGATGGTATCAATTCGATTCAAATGGCAACGACGGTAAACAACTACGCTTACATCAATTCGATCGAAGGAAGTACCTATGGTTCTATTGTTGGAACCACGAAAGTGCGCGATGCCAACGGTAATATCGTATACGATCCGGCTACAGGTTACGCCGTGAAATCAGCTCTTCAGGAGTTAGGCAAAGGGGTGCCTCCGCTCACAATGGGTTTCACGAATGAGTTCAAATACAAGAACTTCTCGCTGAATATTTTGCTGGATGGTAAGTTCGGTAACAAAGTCTTTTCCGTCATGGAGGTATACGCTGTCCGGATGGGTAAGTTGAAACAAACGCTGCCAGGACGCGATAATGGGCTGACGATAACGGGTGTGACGGCTAAAGGGGATGCTTATAGTCGGACAATCGCGAAAGGGGAT
- a CDS encoding GEVED domain-containing protein: MPTLYLKKARHSSIQFLCIVISLSLATPSFLLAQLIKPRAVLCGTENLTADERKDLEAEAALALRLKKASGALFTTITYIPIRPHIIRKSDGTGGYTMASLNNVMALTNKYYLQNGNGIQFYFSGTTPDYINNDALYNQYRQNTDDATVAPYDVTNALNQYYVHQFDNGNLGGYARFPSNDVASTRTIILDENYDDDMGNRLVPHELGHTFNLLHTFESAYGYERVTRGSGANCTTTGDLICDTPADPYGRYAAATSSCVSGCPSSYTCSFTDDQGNLYSPLPTNIMSYYYPCTHDFTTGQYDRIQAGLATRQSHTAYTLNAPPTSMVAPSNVVASILSNQIVITWQDNASNEMGYFIERSTSPTAGFAPIGGVEPNVTTFTDVSFDSRTTYYYRIKASNTTTGSISTTASIVAPDCLPSFSDDGCPFSINITGVTVNNKVLSQSSGCSSGTNSYYTSFTGVSGTVVAGQSVSFTVTKGTTNTMGSSIWVDVNNNHVFETSERLYQMSAADKAATFSGTLTIPISTTASTVVMRIVAAFSTIPGDPCGSYDYGETEDYILVVQQPCSPPVASLNGTTTITAGQTATLTVTLTGSSPFSLTVNTSNSSPITFTGITASPFAFTVTPAASTTYTLTKVVNACATGTVSGIAVVTVNSCTTMYTLKIGSWNDPTVWSCNRLPTQTDLVTVGHQVTIPNGFIAKALQVNYTGGGQLAINPTGQLLFQP, translated from the coding sequence ATGCCTACTCTCTACTTAAAAAAAGCTAGACATTCGTCTATTCAATTCCTTTGCATAGTTATCAGTTTAAGCCTGGCTACGCCTTCCTTTCTGCTAGCTCAACTGATTAAACCGCGTGCCGTTCTGTGTGGTACTGAAAACTTGACGGCCGACGAACGAAAGGATCTTGAAGCGGAAGCAGCGTTGGCGCTCCGCTTGAAAAAAGCCTCAGGAGCACTCTTCACCACCATTACTTATATCCCCATCCGACCACACATAATCCGCAAATCGGATGGTACGGGCGGCTATACAATGGCTAGTCTTAACAATGTAATGGCGCTCACCAACAAGTATTATCTTCAGAATGGTAACGGTATCCAGTTCTATTTTTCAGGCACCACCCCCGACTATATAAATAACGACGCCCTGTATAATCAGTACCGGCAAAATACAGATGATGCCACGGTAGCCCCATACGATGTAACGAATGCATTGAACCAATACTATGTCCATCAGTTCGATAATGGGAATCTGGGAGGTTACGCCCGATTTCCATCGAACGATGTAGCCTCTACCCGTACAATCATTCTCGATGAAAATTATGACGATGATATGGGCAATCGGTTAGTGCCACACGAACTAGGCCATACGTTTAATCTGCTACATACCTTCGAATCGGCCTATGGCTATGAGCGGGTGACTCGGGGCAGTGGAGCAAACTGTACCACAACAGGCGATTTAATCTGTGATACGCCAGCCGATCCTTATGGGCGATACGCTGCTGCAACCAGTTCCTGCGTTTCTGGATGCCCATCTAGCTATACCTGTTCATTTACCGACGATCAGGGAAATCTGTATTCCCCTTTACCAACGAATATTATGTCCTACTATTACCCCTGTACGCATGACTTTACGACCGGACAATATGATCGGATTCAGGCCGGACTAGCTACCCGTCAAAGCCACACCGCTTATACCCTCAATGCGCCCCCTACAAGTATGGTAGCCCCTTCCAATGTAGTAGCCAGCATACTGAGTAATCAAATAGTAATAACCTGGCAGGATAACGCTAGCAATGAAATGGGCTACTTCATCGAACGATCCACATCACCAACAGCAGGATTCGCTCCGATAGGCGGTGTAGAGCCTAATGTAACAACATTCACCGATGTATCCTTTGATTCCCGGACTACCTATTATTATCGTATTAAGGCATCTAATACCACTACAGGCAGTATCAGTACAACGGCGTCTATAGTTGCGCCCGATTGCCTTCCTAGCTTCTCTGACGATGGATGCCCTTTTTCAATTAACATAACTGGTGTAACTGTTAACAACAAAGTTTTAAGTCAAAGTTCAGGTTGTTCATCTGGTACGAATAGCTACTATACCTCATTTACAGGCGTTAGTGGAACAGTCGTAGCGGGACAATCAGTCTCGTTTACTGTCACAAAAGGCACAACGAATACGATGGGTAGTTCTATTTGGGTTGACGTAAACAATAATCATGTTTTTGAAACCAGCGAACGGCTATATCAAATGTCAGCAGCCGATAAGGCAGCTACATTTTCAGGCACGTTGACTATACCAATCAGTACTACGGCAAGTACAGTTGTTATGCGCATCGTAGCTGCCTTTTCAACAATTCCGGGAGACCCATGTGGTAGTTATGATTACGGAGAGACAGAAGACTATATCTTAGTTGTACAGCAACCTTGTAGTCCACCTGTTGCCAGTCTGAACGGAACAACGACTATCACAGCTGGGCAAACGGCAACCCTTACAGTCACATTAACTGGTAGCAGCCCTTTTTCATTAACAGTGAATACCAGTAATAGCTCACCGATCACATTCACAGGCATTACGGCCTCTCCATTTGCTTTCACTGTGACTCCTGCAGCCAGCACAACGTATACACTCACTAAAGTTGTTAATGCTTGTGCAACTGGTACAGTTAGTGGTATCGCTGTAGTTACGGTCAATTCCTGCACAACTATGTACACACTCAAAATCGGTTCCTGGAACGACCCTACCGTCTGGTCGTGCAATCGCTTACCCACCCAAACCGATTTAGTTACGGTTGGTCATCAGGTTACAATTCCCAATGGATTTATAGCCAAAGCGTTGCAGGTAAACTACACGGGTGGTGGCCAACTTGCCATTAATCCAACCGGTCAGCTACTCTTTCAGCCGTAA
- a CDS encoding phytanoyl-CoA dioxygenase: MVSHRRSDPIKLFGSFFLTSYKEKAATVLTYFFAEYLTMENTLDHQQIQDFIQQGFVRIDRAFSTSLAEACRTILWADTGCDPNDPTTWTSPVIRLGNYDQEPFRQAANTPRLLNAFDQLVGPGQWQPLTSLGTFPIRFPSPVDPADTGWHIDVSFAMEDDDPTDFLSWRANVVSKGRSLLMLFLFSTITENDAPTRIRVGSHVDIARQLEPAGEVGLSLRELAANGFDETADLPEVLATGEAGTVYLCHPFLVHAAQPHHGIHPRFLAQPPLLPAHPFQLERANGHYSPVEQAIRLALRLA, encoded by the coding sequence ATGGTAAGCCACAGACGCTCAGACCCTATCAAACTGTTCGGAAGTTTCTTTCTGACGAGTTATAAGGAGAAGGCAGCTACTGTTTTGACCTATTTCTTCGCCGAGTACCTGACTATGGAGAATACGCTCGATCATCAACAAATTCAGGATTTTATTCAACAGGGATTTGTCCGCATTGACCGGGCGTTCTCCACAAGCCTGGCCGAAGCGTGCCGGACTATACTTTGGGCGGATACGGGTTGCGATCCGAACGATCCAACTACCTGGACTAGCCCCGTTATTCGGCTTGGTAATTACGATCAGGAACCATTTCGACAGGCAGCCAATACACCCCGCTTACTGAATGCGTTCGATCAATTGGTTGGTCCGGGCCAATGGCAGCCCCTAACTAGCCTGGGTACGTTTCCTATTCGTTTTCCCAGCCCCGTCGATCCGGCTGATACAGGCTGGCACATCGACGTAAGTTTTGCCATGGAAGACGACGACCCGACTGACTTTCTGTCCTGGCGGGCTAATGTAGTTTCGAAAGGGAGATCGCTATTGATGCTGTTTCTGTTCTCGACAATCACCGAAAATGATGCCCCAACACGTATTCGGGTTGGCTCGCATGTTGATATCGCCCGTCAATTGGAGCCCGCTGGCGAAGTGGGATTGTCTTTGCGCGAACTGGCCGCCAACGGATTTGACGAAACAGCTGACCTACCCGAAGTACTGGCGACCGGCGAAGCAGGCACTGTTTATTTATGCCATCCGTTTCTAGTTCATGCAGCTCAGCCACATCACGGCATCCATCCACGCTTTTTGGCTCAACCACCGCTCCTACCGGCTCATCCTTTTCAACTAGAGCGAGCAAACGGCCATTATTCGCCGGTTGAGCAAGCCATTCGTCTAGCATTGCGATTAGCCTAA
- a CDS encoding PhzF family phenazine biosynthesis protein — translation MKSVKFYIVDVFASQKYQGNQLAVFLDLEDSLSQKEMQQITKEINFAESAFIKENKNNERFIVKIFTPEYEVPFAGHPSLGTSYIIAKFILPKAIPNLVLELAHSDIDITIFNPENLDDSLFFMRQAQPEFRDTFTREEVSEGLRISLNDIDTSFPIQEISTGLPYILIPLTSLAAMERLSLTFDSLKEFLVFRNRYRTNSLTGHTTSLFFFTKETYESGNTYNTRMLLLENNKLTEDAATGSANGCFLAYLLAHMSPQINVTVEQGFQIERKSYLYLDGKISGGNYQLNVGGRNKLISEGVWYI, via the coding sequence ATGAAGTCAGTAAAGTTTTATATTGTTGATGTTTTCGCTTCTCAAAAATATCAGGGTAATCAGTTAGCTGTTTTTCTGGATCTGGAAGATTCACTTTCTCAAAAAGAAATGCAGCAAATTACGAAAGAAATTAATTTTGCTGAGTCGGCTTTTATTAAAGAGAATAAAAACAATGAACGCTTTATTGTAAAAATATTTACGCCCGAATACGAAGTTCCATTTGCGGGTCACCCGTCACTCGGCACCAGCTATATCATAGCTAAATTTATTTTACCAAAAGCTATCCCTAACTTAGTCCTTGAATTAGCCCATAGCGATATCGACATTACCATCTTCAATCCTGAAAATCTGGATGATAGCTTATTTTTTATGCGCCAGGCACAGCCTGAATTTAGGGATACCTTTACAAGAGAAGAAGTTTCTGAAGGCCTCAGAATCAGCCTGAACGACATTGACACAAGCTTTCCTATTCAGGAAATAAGCACTGGGCTTCCGTATATCCTTATTCCGCTCACCAGCTTGGCGGCTATGGAACGCCTTAGCCTCACGTTTGACTCATTAAAAGAGTTTTTAGTTTTCCGAAATCGATACCGAACCAACAGCCTGACAGGCCATACTACCTCTCTATTTTTCTTCACCAAAGAAACGTATGAATCAGGTAATACCTACAATACCAGAATGTTATTACTTGAAAATAATAAGCTAACCGAAGATGCAGCAACTGGTAGTGCCAACGGCTGTTTTCTAGCTTATTTATTAGCCCATATGAGTCCCCAAATTAACGTAACTGTAGAACAGGGTTTTCAAATTGAACGAAAATCATATTTGTACCTTGATGGAAAAATTTCGGGCGGTAATTATCAACTAAATGTGGGAGGGCGAAATAAATTAATCTCAGAAGGAGTTTGGTATATTTAG
- a CDS encoding GNAT family N-acetyltransferase, whose translation MNSHFLYSPRLLFVAASPSLLQSELISNQRLAHSLNVAIPADWPPGEYDQGAMQFFLDQLLAGGEEALGWYAWYVIAYPTASTPATLVASGGYFGPPDSSGLLEIGYSVSHEWRRQGIATEVVATLSKHAWQQAGVKRIIAHTLPDNQASIGVLVKNGFRQIDSDDPEKLCFEFLG comes from the coding sequence ATGAATTCGCATTTTCTGTACTCACCCCGCTTACTTTTCGTAGCAGCTTCACCAAGTCTATTGCAGTCAGAGTTAATTAGTAACCAGCGACTTGCGCACTCCCTGAATGTGGCTATTCCTGCTGATTGGCCTCCAGGTGAATATGATCAGGGAGCTATGCAGTTTTTTCTGGATCAACTTTTAGCTGGTGGCGAAGAGGCTCTCGGTTGGTATGCCTGGTATGTGATTGCGTATCCGACGGCATCAACTCCTGCAACTTTGGTTGCTAGTGGTGGTTACTTTGGACCGCCAGATTCAAGCGGGTTACTGGAAATTGGTTATTCAGTTTCCCACGAGTGGCGACGTCAGGGAATTGCTACCGAAGTGGTTGCAACGCTCAGTAAACATGCCTGGCAGCAAGCAGGCGTAAAGCGAATTATTGCCCATACATTACCTGACAATCAGGCTTCTATTGGCGTGCTGGTTAAAAACGGCTTTCGTCAGATTGACAGTGACGATCCAGAAAAATTGTGTTTTGAATTCTTAGGCTAA